A genomic segment from Nostoc sp. ATCC 53789 encodes:
- a CDS encoding thioredoxin family protein: protein MSKKINHNRRYFLTTMLKTIAATQLGMIGCTTQHATSATAELPIEGELPSLVGAIAWLNSQPLTVDELRGKVVLINFWTYTCINWLRQLPYVRAWAEKYKDRGLVVIGIHTPEFEFEKNIDNVRRASTEMKIDYPIAVDNDYAVWRAFENHYWPALYFIDTQGRIRHHQFGEGEYEQSERVIQQLLSESGTGHVSPEIVEVDARGFEAAADWGSLKSPENYLGYERTENFASPGGAVLNKRHLYTAPAQLKLNQWALSGDWTIGRQAIVLNESGGRIAYRFHARDLHLVMGPSERGASVRFRVLVDGQPAVAARGLDVDVRGEGTVTEQRLYQLVRQPKPISDRQFEIEFLDSGVEAFAFTFG, encoded by the coding sequence ATGTCCAAAAAAATCAATCATAATCGCCGCTACTTCCTAACAACCATGCTTAAAACTATTGCTGCCACCCAGCTTGGCATGATCGGCTGCACCACACAACACGCAACGTCAGCAACGGCTGAGTTACCGATTGAAGGTGAACTACCGTCTCTTGTCGGCGCGATCGCGTGGCTCAATTCGCAGCCATTAACAGTTGACGAACTGCGTGGAAAAGTCGTGCTGATCAACTTCTGGACTTATACCTGCATCAATTGGCTGCGCCAACTCCCTTACGTTCGCGCGTGGGCTGAAAAGTATAAGGATCGGGGACTAGTAGTAATTGGTATACATACACCGGAGTTTGAATTCGAGAAGAATATCGATAATGTCCGCCGAGCCTCAACAGAAATGAAAATTGACTATCCGATCGCCGTAGATAACGATTATGCGGTGTGGCGCGCTTTCGAGAACCATTATTGGCCAGCCCTTTATTTTATAGACACGCAAGGACGCATTCGTCATCACCAATTCGGCGAGGGCGAGTACGAGCAATCGGAAAGGGTCATTCAACAGCTACTGTCTGAGTCCGGAACTGGCCATGTCAGTCCGGAAATAGTTGAAGTCGACGCTCGCGGTTTTGAAGCCGCTGCCGATTGGGGCAGCCTGAAATCGCCTGAAAACTACCTCGGCTACGAAAGAACGGAAAATTTTGCGTCTCCCGGCGGCGCGGTGTTAAACAAGCGTCATTTATATACCGCCCCCGCGCAATTGAAACTTAATCAATGGGCGCTTTCGGGCGATTGGACAATCGGAAGACAAGCCATTGTACTGAACGAGTCCGGCGGGCGGATCGCGTACCGCTTCCATGCACGCGATCTTCATCTCGTCATGGGACCGAGCGAGCGAGGAGCGTCCGTGCGGTTTCGGGTGCTTGTAGACGGACAGCCGGCAGTCGCGGCTCGCGGACTTGACGTTGATGTGCGAGGCGAAGGCACGGTTACCGAACAGCGGTTGTACCAACTAGTCCGACAGCCGAAGCCCATCAGCGATCGACAGTTCGAGATCGAGTTTCTAGATTCTGGGGTGGAGGCTTTTGCGTTCACGTTCGGTTGA
- a CDS encoding SDR family NAD(P)-dependent oxidoreductase: protein MKSTHDSPILVTGAAGDLGAIGRNLTAMLLAKGHKVRALVRREDERAEGLRQLGAEVVQGDLTDLASMHRAIEGCRRIYFGMSVSAAYLEATVNTAAVARHHGVEAFVNMSQMTVTQMSITETTPSPQHKLHWLAEQALAWSGLSVVTVRPTVFIEGFFLRLAAAGVRDSDELALPLGNSKTSPISAVDVARAVSTILDDPTPHIGHVYNLTGFESADLDYYARVFSEALGRTIRYHNVPLSSWTDTLREFGVPTHLVNHLAVMAELHAQGRYDRMTDDLFKLTGKMSTSMYDFVKLHAAEFTRSEPTA from the coding sequence ATGAAATCCACACATGACAGCCCAATCCTCGTAACCGGTGCGGCTGGCGATCTCGGTGCGATCGGCCGCAACCTCACCGCAATGCTGCTCGCCAAAGGGCATAAAGTGCGTGCCTTAGTTCGGCGGGAGGATGAACGCGCTGAGGGACTGCGCCAGCTTGGAGCCGAGGTTGTGCAAGGCGATCTAACTGATCTTGCCTCGATGCACCGCGCGATCGAAGGTTGCAGGCGCATCTATTTCGGAATGTCGGTCTCAGCAGCTTATCTCGAAGCCACGGTCAACACCGCCGCGGTAGCACGCCACCACGGCGTCGAGGCTTTCGTAAACATGTCGCAGATGACAGTGACGCAGATGAGTATCACCGAGACCACCCCAAGCCCACAGCACAAGCTGCACTGGCTTGCGGAACAGGCATTGGCGTGGTCGGGGCTGTCGGTCGTCACGGTGCGGCCCACGGTTTTCATCGAGGGCTTCTTTCTGCGTCTCGCCGCTGCTGGCGTCCGGGACAGCGACGAACTGGCCCTGCCCCTGGGTAACAGCAAGACCTCGCCGATCTCGGCTGTTGATGTGGCGCGTGCCGTTTCCACGATCCTCGACGACCCTACCCCGCACATTGGTCATGTTTACAATTTAACCGGATTTGAGTCGGCCGATCTGGACTACTACGCGCGCGTCTTTTCCGAGGCACTCGGCCGAACTATCCGCTATCATAATGTGCCGCTCTCTAGTTGGACTGATACGCTTCGTGAGTTTGGGGTGCCAACGCACCTCGTCAACCACCTTGCGGTGATGGCCGAACTTCACGCGCAGGGGCGGTATGACCGCATGACGGATGACCTGTTCAAGCTCACTGGCAAGATGTCGACGAGCATGTATGACTTCGTGAAATTGCACGCTGCTGAATTCACGCGAAGTGAACCCACGGCTTGA
- a CDS encoding FAD-dependent oxidoreductase, producing the protein METADVIVIGSGQGGVPLAADFASSGRNVVLFERDALGGSCINYGCTPSKAFLAAAHAAGRAGQAAKLGIHAQVEVDFPAVMERVRSIRSQFNQGTKRRLESAGVRVVCAEAAFTGERTVSGGGVTVKAPIVVINTGTSSTIPDFPGLAGTPYLTNRNFFDLQQIPPHLLVVGGGYIALELGQGMARLGSQTKLIVRGDRLLAQEESDVSAVLADAFEQDGIGLHFNVTVQQVAYTNGVFTLTLNNGEVLDGEALLIAIGRKPNTQALNSAVTGVELDAQGFIKIDDRFQTTCAGIYAIGDAAKQPAFTHVSWEDYRRLKAILCGEHRTRNDRVLGYAVYTEPQVGRVGMTLEQAQKQGIAAREVTLPMAHIARSIEWGHDLGFYRMVIDTQTNSILGATLVGYEAAELVHVFLSLMEAKATWQVLEQSVHIHPTYGEALPSLARLLVGDDMPTCPNM; encoded by the coding sequence ATGGAAACAGCAGATGTAATTGTGATTGGAAGTGGTCAGGGCGGAGTTCCACTCGCGGCTGACTTTGCATCATCAGGTCGAAACGTCGTTCTATTTGAGCGCGATGCGTTGGGCGGCAGTTGCATAAACTATGGCTGTACTCCTTCTAAAGCCTTTCTAGCCGCTGCCCATGCCGCAGGTCGCGCAGGGCAAGCCGCAAAGCTAGGCATACACGCACAGGTTGAAGTAGATTTTCCTGCGGTGATGGAGCGTGTACGTAGTATTCGCAGCCAGTTTAACCAAGGTACTAAGCGACGATTAGAGAGTGCAGGGGTTAGAGTTGTCTGTGCTGAAGCCGCTTTCACCGGAGAACGAACGGTAAGCGGAGGAGGTGTGACTGTAAAGGCTCCGATCGTTGTTATCAACACAGGAACATCCTCTACTATTCCTGACTTTCCCGGTTTAGCTGGAACGCCTTATCTCACCAACCGAAATTTCTTTGATTTGCAGCAGATTCCACCCCATTTGCTCGTAGTCGGCGGGGGCTATATTGCCCTGGAGTTAGGGCAGGGAATGGCGCGTTTAGGGAGCCAAACCAAATTGATTGTGCGGGGCGATCGCTTGCTGGCTCAAGAAGAATCTGATGTCAGTGCTGTGCTTGCTGATGCCTTTGAGCAAGACGGAATTGGATTGCATTTCAATGTGACTGTTCAGCAGGTTGCTTATACCAACGGTGTATTTACCCTTACGCTGAACAATGGTGAAGTGCTGGATGGAGAAGCATTGCTCATTGCGATCGGGCGCAAACCGAATACTCAGGCATTAAATTCTGCTGTGACAGGCGTTGAATTAGATGCACAGGGTTTTATTAAAATCGACGATCGCTTTCAGACTACTTGTGCTGGAATTTATGCGATCGGGGACGCTGCCAAGCAGCCTGCTTTTACCCATGTTTCTTGGGAAGACTATCGTCGCTTGAAAGCCATTCTGTGTGGCGAACACCGGACACGCAACGATCGGGTGTTAGGCTATGCCGTCTACACCGAGCCACAAGTGGGCCGGGTAGGGATGACGCTAGAGCAAGCTCAGAAACAGGGCATTGCTGCCCGCGAAGTCACCCTGCCGATGGCTCATATCGCTCGCAGCATTGAGTGGGGGCACGATCTAGGCTTCTACCGCATGGTCATCGACACCCAAACGAATTCGATTTTAGGAGCAACGCTAGTTGGATACGAAGCGGCTGAACTCGTGCATGTCTTTTTGTCACTTATGGAAGCTAAAGCAACGTGGCAGGTTCTCGAACAATCGGTTCACATTCACCCAACTTACGGTGAGGCGTTGCCCAGTCTCGCAAGGCTACTCGTTGGAGATGATATGCCAACCTGTCCCAATATGTAA
- a CDS encoding Rieske 2Fe-2S domain-containing protein — MLEEELNLKDSFQEKMPAGGSEANSFDCKEAWYPVHYLEDLDKSKPTAFTVLEKDIVIWWDRLAQCWRSFEDQCPHRLAPLSEGRISDDGLLECPYHGWAFSGDGNCQRIPQQVKGGTAEISKRACVASLPIIEKQGLLFVYVGEYENAAKTEVPIIEPLEESPEGWVLINTFRDVPYDALTLLENILDPSHISFTHHKTVGNRANAGPLELEVIESGKHGFKGIWKQGLQARQSGELSTTFVAPCLMWHDINSPRGRILTVVYATPIRKGECRVFARFPFKFPNKLPGLFIKLRPRWYYHIGQNGVLEDDQIFLHYQERYLEAKGGSPNFTKAFYLATKADSFVFEFRQWVKQYNAEPFGNATFSPPLAKSVLLERYHSHTQKCASCSSALAIIEQMKFWSGVATVVTMACAPMLILFFNRTSVLAEVIETIAPLIFGVAWIGLSKLQRQFYDGRTVPPRNRPEKN; from the coding sequence ATGCTTGAGGAAGAGCTTAATTTGAAAGATAGTTTTCAGGAGAAAATGCCTGCGGGTGGTAGTGAGGCAAATAGTTTTGATTGCAAAGAGGCATGGTATCCGGTCCATTACCTTGAGGATTTAGACAAATCAAAACCAACCGCTTTTACAGTGTTAGAAAAAGATATTGTAATCTGGTGGGACAGACTTGCCCAATGTTGGAGAAGCTTTGAAGACCAGTGTCCTCATCGTTTAGCACCGTTGTCTGAAGGCAGGATTAGTGATGATGGGCTGTTAGAGTGTCCTTATCACGGTTGGGCTTTTTCTGGAGATGGAAATTGTCAAAGGATTCCTCAACAAGTCAAAGGTGGAACAGCAGAGATATCAAAACGAGCTTGCGTGGCATCATTACCAATTATTGAAAAGCAAGGACTACTATTTGTATACGTTGGTGAATATGAAAATGCTGCCAAAACCGAAGTCCCAATAATTGAACCATTAGAAGAATCTCCCGAAGGATGGGTTCTAATTAATACATTCAGGGATGTGCCTTATGATGCGTTAACACTTTTAGAAAATATACTTGACCCTAGCCACATATCTTTTACACATCACAAAACGGTAGGGAATAGGGCAAATGCAGGGCCTTTAGAACTTGAAGTCATTGAATCTGGGAAACATGGATTCAAAGGGATTTGGAAACAAGGTTTGCAAGCAAGGCAATCAGGAGAGTTATCTACAACCTTCGTTGCTCCTTGTTTAATGTGGCATGACATCAACTCGCCGCGCGGCAGAATTCTAACCGTTGTTTATGCTACGCCCATACGAAAAGGGGAATGTCGTGTATTTGCACGTTTTCCTTTCAAATTTCCGAACAAACTTCCAGGTTTGTTTATTAAGCTCAGACCACGTTGGTATTACCACATTGGACAAAATGGTGTTTTAGAAGACGATCAAATTTTCCTCCACTATCAGGAAAGGTATCTTGAAGCCAAAGGAGGTAGCCCTAACTTTACGAAAGCGTTTTACCTTGCAACCAAAGCAGATAGTTTTGTGTTTGAGTTCCGTCAGTGGGTAAAGCAATATAACGCCGAACCGTTTGGCAACGCCACTTTTTCTCCCCCATTGGCAAAGTCGGTACTGCTAGAGAGATACCATTCCCATACACAAAAGTGTGCCAGTTGTAGCTCGGCGCTTGCGATTATTGAGCAGATGAAATTCTGGAGTGGAGTTGCAACAGTAGTGACAATGGCTTGCGCTCCAATGCTAATATTATTTTTCAACAGAACATCAGTTTTAGCAGAAGTCATTGAAACTATAGCTCCCTTAATTTTTGGAGTCGCATGGATAGGACTGAGCAAGCTCCAAAGGCAGTTTTATGATGGACGAACTGTACCTCCACGAAACCGACCTGAGAAAAACTAA
- a CDS encoding alpha/beta hydrolase, with protein sequence MSEKINYQRRRFLGTAAMTIATTQLGRFGSAIAQSSKTQPAVLSTTKPGKNTSFVSLKQIDAGVLNVGYAEAGPANGHPVILLHGWPYDIYSYVDVAPLLASAGYRVIIPYLRGYGTTRFLSSETFRNGQQSAIAVDIIALMDALKIERAILAGYDWGARTANIIAALWPERCKALVSVSGYLIGNPEANKTPLPPQSELQWWYQFYFAAERGKLGYEKYRHDFNKLIWKLASPQWHFDDATFDRSAAAFNNPDHVGIVIHNYRWRLGLAEGESKYDEIEKRLAAAPAIAVPTITLEGDANGAPHPDASTYARKFSGKYAHRIVKGGVGHNLPQEAPREFAKAVVEVDGY encoded by the coding sequence ATGTCCGAGAAAATTAACTATCAACGCCGCCGCTTTTTGGGCACTGCGGCTATGACTATTGCTACTACACAGCTAGGCAGATTCGGTTCTGCGATCGCACAGTCGAGCAAAACACAACCAGCAGTTCTGTCCACAACTAAGCCGGGGAAAAACACGTCTTTCGTCTCACTAAAGCAGATCGATGCTGGTGTTCTAAATGTTGGATACGCTGAAGCGGGCCCTGCGAATGGCCATCCAGTAATCCTGCTGCATGGATGGCCCTACGACATTTATAGCTATGTTGATGTCGCTCCTTTGTTAGCATCGGCGGGGTACCGGGTGATCATCCCGTATCTGCGCGGCTATGGCACGACGCGCTTTCTTTCGAGCGAGACGTTCCGCAATGGGCAACAGTCGGCGATCGCTGTCGATATCATCGCTTTGATGGATGCGCTCAAGATCGAGAGGGCGATCCTCGCTGGTTATGATTGGGGAGCGCGAACAGCCAACATCATCGCGGCACTCTGGCCCGAACGCTGCAAGGCACTCGTCTCCGTAAGCGGTTATTTGATTGGCAACCCTGAAGCCAACAAGACACCTCTGCCGCCGCAGTCCGAACTCCAATGGTGGTATCAATTCTATTTTGCGGCGGAACGCGGCAAGCTGGGCTACGAAAAATATCGGCACGATTTCAACAAGCTCATCTGGAAGCTTGCTTCGCCGCAATGGCACTTCGATGACGCAACATTTGATCGCAGCGCGGCTGCCTTCAACAACCCAGATCACGTCGGTATCGTCATCCACAACTACCGTTGGCGGCTCGGTCTGGCTGAAGGCGAGTCGAAGTATGACGAGATTGAGAAGCGGCTTGCCGCAGCCCCCGCGATCGCCGTGCCCACCATCACTCTGGAAGGTGATGCCAACGGTGCGCCGCACCCAGATGCTAGTACCTACGCAAGGAAATTTTCGGGCAAATACGCACACCGGATCGTCAAGGGCGGTGTCGGTCACAACCTGCCTCAGGAAGCACCTCGGGAGTTCGCCAAGGCCGTCGTCGAAGTTGACGGTTACTGA
- a CDS encoding nitronate monooxygenase family protein, which produces MWPKTELIDLLKIAHPIIQAPMAGASTPELVAAVSNAGGLGSYGGAATAPAKLRSIIRQIRELTDQPFGVNLFAPAVEAYELVPEQQAAMSELLTIWHNELDAGSVPEPISILGPFQEQFTVLLEEKIPVFSFHFGPAPIEAIREIHAIGSIVLATATTVREAKALVEAGVDVIIAQGFEAGGHRGTFAVPYEHGLIGTAALVPQIADAVSVPVVAAGGIMDARGIVAAFALGASGVQMGTAFLACPENNIPEVYRQAVLNCKDEDTVITEVFSGKPARAIRNRFIREMENNKDKVLPFPAQMSIGRVLYQASAQQSSPDFVSMWAGQGAGLAEALPAGELIEKIIQEFLVVTASLQLK; this is translated from the coding sequence ATGTGGCCTAAAACAGAACTGATAGATTTGCTCAAAATCGCGCATCCAATAATTCAGGCTCCGATGGCTGGCGCTTCCACACCTGAGTTGGTTGCGGCTGTTTCTAATGCAGGAGGTCTTGGCTCCTATGGTGGTGCGGCCACCGCACCAGCCAAACTTCGCTCCATTATCAGGCAAATTCGAGAGCTGACAGACCAACCCTTTGGAGTTAATTTGTTTGCCCCAGCAGTTGAAGCGTATGAACTTGTGCCTGAGCAGCAAGCAGCAATGTCCGAGTTATTAACAATATGGCATAACGAACTTGATGCAGGGTCTGTTCCCGAACCAATATCAATACTAGGGCCATTCCAAGAGCAATTTACTGTCTTGCTGGAAGAGAAAATACCTGTTTTTAGTTTCCACTTTGGGCCGGCACCAATTGAGGCAATTCGTGAGATACACGCTATAGGCTCAATTGTATTAGCAACCGCGACGACCGTCCGTGAAGCAAAAGCTCTCGTTGAAGCAGGAGTCGATGTCATCATAGCCCAGGGCTTTGAAGCCGGAGGTCATCGCGGTACTTTTGCTGTGCCTTATGAACATGGATTGATTGGAACAGCAGCGTTAGTGCCGCAAATAGCTGATGCGGTATCGGTTCCAGTCGTTGCGGCGGGCGGAATTATGGATGCTCGTGGAATCGTTGCTGCGTTTGCACTTGGGGCAAGCGGGGTACAGATGGGAACTGCCTTTCTCGCCTGCCCTGAGAACAATATCCCAGAAGTCTATAGGCAGGCTGTACTCAATTGTAAGGACGAAGACACGGTTATTACTGAAGTATTTTCCGGCAAACCCGCCAGAGCAATCCGAAATCGATTTATACGTGAAATGGAAAATAACAAAGATAAAGTGCTGCCATTCCCGGCTCAGATGTCTATAGGGCGGGTTTTATATCAGGCTTCTGCTCAACAATCAAGTCCAGATTTTGTCAGTATGTGGGCAGGACAGGGAGCAGGATTAGCCGAAGCTCTCCCGGCAGGTGAGCTGATCGAAAAAATTATACAAGAATTTCTTGTCGTAACTGCTTCTTTACAACTCAAATAA
- a CDS encoding VOC family protein, with product MSSNNVNSPNMKLEVVLFGASDVDRAKAFYENLGWRLDIDIAEGDFRGVQMTPPNSEASIIFGKGVTPDNSGSAHSLVLAVDDLDIAREDLIARGVNVSEVFHYAGGPFNNAVENPRVGGRDPQGRSYLSFASFEDPDGNGWLLQEIKERLPGREWKLTQAQDLDVATIANLLRETAEQHDRYEKTHAEHHWWNWYAPYLSARQNGSSSEEAAAAADRYMEEVFPVLSR from the coding sequence ATGAGTAGCAATAACGTAAACAGTCCAAACATGAAACTCGAAGTTGTGCTATTCGGCGCTTCCGACGTTGACCGCGCGAAGGCATTCTACGAGAATCTCGGCTGGCGGCTCGACATCGACATCGCGGAGGGCGACTTCCGCGGCGTGCAGATGACGCCCCCCAACTCGGAAGCCTCGATCATCTTCGGCAAGGGAGTCACTCCGGACAATTCTGGCTCGGCGCACAGCCTGGTTCTCGCCGTGGACGACCTCGACATCGCCCGCGAAGACTTAATCGCTCGCGGTGTCAATGTGAGCGAAGTCTTCCACTACGCCGGCGGCCCCTTCAATAACGCCGTGGAGAACCCGCGCGTTGGAGGACGCGACCCGCAAGGCCGTTCCTACTTATCGTTTGCCTCGTTTGAAGATCCGGACGGAAACGGCTGGCTGCTCCAGGAGATTAAGGAGCGACTTCCCGGCCGCGAGTGGAAATTGACGCAGGCACAAGACCTGGACGTTGCAACTATTGCAAACCTTCTCCGTGAGACAGCAGAACAGCACGATCGCTACGAGAAAACTCACGCCGAGCATCACTGGTGGAACTGGTACGCACCTTACCTGAGCGCACGTCAGAATGGCAGCAGTTCAGAAGAGGCTGCCGCCGCTGCTGATCGTTACATGGAAGAGGTTTTTCCTGTTCTTTCCAGATGA
- a CDS encoding epoxide hydrolase family protein yields MSTTGYAYATKDNAIRPFRVHVPQEAIVDLRKRIAATRWSDKETVADQSQGVQLATMKELVRYWGTKYDWRKAEAKLNALPQFVTNIDGLDIHFIHVRSKNPNALPLLITHGWPGSVLEQLKVIGPLTNPTAYRGRPEDAFDLVIPSIPGFGFSGKPMGTGWDPDRIARAWAELMKRLGYTRYVAQGGDWGSPISSAMTRQAPAGLLGIHINLPATIPADVAAVLADGGSAPAGLSEKERAAFDSLDALKNKRAYAAVMGTRPQVVGYGLTDSPIGLAAWMLGHPGFAQWTYRGGNSEKSPTKDEVLDDITLYWLTNSAVSSARLYWENKNTSLLNAIAQKTADISLPVAITVFPEELYRAPETWARRAYRNLSYFHEADQGGHFPAWEQPQLFSEEIRAAFRSLR; encoded by the coding sequence ATGTCTACGACGGGCTACGCCTACGCGACCAAAGACAACGCAATCCGCCCCTTCCGCGTCCACGTCCCGCAAGAGGCGATCGTCGATCTCCGCAAGCGCATTGCAGCAACCCGCTGGTCTGACAAGGAGACTGTCGCCGACCAGTCGCAGGGCGTGCAACTGGCAACAATGAAGGAACTCGTCCGTTACTGGGGAACGAAGTACGACTGGCGGAAAGCCGAGGCGAAGCTGAATGCCTTGCCGCAGTTTGTAACGAACATCGACGGACTGGACATTCACTTTATTCACGTTCGCTCCAAAAATCCTAACGCTTTGCCATTGCTCATCACGCACGGATGGCCTGGATCGGTACTTGAACAGCTAAAGGTCATCGGCCCGCTGACCAATCCAACAGCCTATAGGGGACGCCCGGAGGACGCATTCGATCTGGTCATCCCGTCAATTCCCGGCTTCGGCTTCTCTGGCAAGCCTATGGGTACAGGTTGGGACCCCGACCGCATCGCCCGTGCCTGGGCGGAGCTGATGAAGCGCCTCGGGTACACCCGCTATGTCGCCCAGGGCGGCGACTGGGGGTCCCCCATCTCCAGCGCAATGACGCGCCAAGCACCGGCAGGATTACTTGGTATTCACATCAACTTGCCGGCGACGATACCAGCCGACGTGGCTGCGGTGCTCGCCGACGGCGGGTCTGCGCCTGCGGGTCTCTCCGAGAAGGAACGCGCGGCGTTCGACTCACTCGACGCATTAAAGAACAAACGAGCCTACGCCGCGGTGATGGGTACGCGACCGCAGGTAGTCGGGTACGGTCTGACGGACTCGCCAATCGGACTCGCGGCATGGATGCTCGGGCATCCAGGCTTCGCGCAGTGGACGTACAGAGGTGGCAATTCCGAAAAGTCCCCGACGAAAGACGAGGTGCTGGACGACATTACGCTGTACTGGCTAACGAACAGTGCGGTCTCGTCAGCTCGGCTGTACTGGGAGAACAAGAACACCAGTCTCTTGAACGCGATCGCGCAGAAGACCGCCGATATCTCGCTCCCGGTGGCCATCACGGTATTTCCGGAGGAGTTATATCGCGCTCCAGAGACATGGGCCCGACGCGCCTATCGCAACCTGAGCTACTTCCATGAGGCTGATCAGGGCGGCCACTTCCCGGCATGGGAACAGCCGCAGCTTTTCTCTGAGGAGATCCGCGCGGCGTTCAGGTCACTGCGTTAG
- a CDS encoding GMC family oxidoreductase has product MKTNFENKSFENEHETDSHDIFAERVRSNQRQLTSQLRHQYDFIVCGSGSSGSVVARRLAENPDVSVLLLEAGGTDDLPSVIEANQWPMNLGSDRDWSFQGQPNLHVNGRSIPFSMGKVLGGGSSINVMVWARGHKHDWDFFASVANDPAWSYESVLKIYHRLEDWHGVPDPMYRGTGGPVFVQPAPEPNPLAPATIEGARVVGIPTFENPNGRMMEAAKGASISDVRVRNGKRESIFRSYVFPYMDRPNLTVLSHALVTRLTFQGKRVTGVEISYRDTIYRIGAAVEVVLSLGAIHTPKVLMQSGIGDEAELQRFGIPVVQHLPGVGQNFQDHVAFDCVWEYENALAPRNNLSEAIFFTGDQPGLDSPDLFVCQAEVPKSTAENAVRFGLPDAGWTLFGAIAQPKSRGRLRLTGANPSDPILIDGNTLSDPDDLKTAIACVELCREVGNSAPLRPFVKREVMPGNLKGAELERFIRDAATSFWHETCTAKMGRDSMSVVDSNLRVYGIDNLRIADGSILPRVTTGNTMAPCVIIGERAAEILHLEHQLQSTVKTDSGVQ; this is encoded by the coding sequence ATGAAGACGAATTTTGAGAACAAGTCCTTTGAGAATGAACATGAGACTGATAGCCACGATATTTTCGCCGAACGTGTCCGCAGCAACCAGCGCCAGCTCACCTCCCAGCTAAGGCACCAGTACGATTTTATTGTTTGCGGATCTGGATCTTCTGGCTCGGTGGTTGCCCGCAGACTGGCTGAGAATCCAGATGTCAGCGTTCTGCTGCTGGAAGCGGGAGGCACCGATGATCTGCCAAGTGTTATAGAAGCGAATCAATGGCCGATGAACCTTGGAAGCGATCGCGACTGGAGCTTCCAGGGCCAGCCGAATCTACATGTGAACGGTCGTTCGATTCCGTTCTCTATGGGCAAGGTACTTGGCGGTGGATCGAGCATTAACGTCATGGTTTGGGCACGCGGACACAAGCATGATTGGGATTTCTTCGCATCCGTTGCCAACGATCCAGCCTGGAGTTATGAATCCGTCTTGAAGATTTATCACCGCCTGGAAGATTGGCATGGCGTGCCAGACCCAATGTATCGCGGAACGGGAGGGCCAGTATTTGTCCAGCCTGCGCCGGAGCCAAACCCGCTCGCACCCGCAACGATTGAAGGAGCGCGGGTGGTGGGTATTCCTACTTTTGAAAATCCGAACGGACGCATGATGGAAGCAGCGAAGGGCGCTTCTATCAGCGATGTGCGAGTCCGCAATGGCAAGCGCGAATCGATATTCCGCTCCTATGTCTTCCCTTATATGGATCGGCCAAACCTGACGGTTCTCAGCCATGCACTGGTCACACGGCTGACGTTCCAGGGCAAGCGGGTCACTGGCGTGGAGATATCTTATCGTGACACAATCTATCGCATTGGTGCGGCAGTCGAAGTCGTACTGTCGCTCGGTGCAATCCATACGCCGAAAGTGCTGATGCAATCCGGTATCGGCGATGAAGCCGAGTTGCAGCGATTTGGAATTCCTGTCGTGCAGCACCTTCCCGGTGTGGGGCAAAATTTTCAAGACCATGTTGCATTCGATTGTGTCTGGGAATATGAAAACGCTCTCGCACCCAGAAACAACTTGTCCGAGGCAATCTTTTTCACGGGCGACCAGCCCGGGCTTGACAGTCCAGACTTATTTGTTTGTCAAGCCGAGGTGCCAAAATCCACTGCCGAGAATGCCGTCCGGTTTGGGCTGCCTGATGCAGGCTGGACGTTATTTGGGGCGATCGCGCAGCCCAAAAGCCGAGGCCGTCTGCGCCTGACGGGAGCCAATCCATCCGACCCGATTCTGATTGACGGAAACACTCTGTCTGACCCGGATGATCTCAAAACCGCGATCGCCTGCGTAGAACTTTGCCGCGAAGTTGGTAACTCTGCTCCCCTTCGTCCGTTCGTCAAGCGCGAAGTGATGCCAGGTAATTTGAAAGGGGCTGAACTCGAACGCTTTATTCGGGATGCTGCGACGAGTTTCTGGCATGAAACCTGCACCGCAAAGATGGGTCGAGATTCTATGTCGGTGGTGGATAGCAACCTGAGAGTGTATGGAATTGACAATCTCCGGATTGCTGATGGATCGATTCTGCCGCGAGTAACGACCGGTAACACGATGGCTCCCTGCGTGATTATCGGGGAGCGGGCAGCGGAAATTCTACATCTCGAACACCAGCTGCAATCTACCGTAAAAACAGACTCAGGCGTGCAATAA